The genomic segment GATGCAGCCTCTTTAAAATGAAGGCTAATAAACATGATGGAAATCCATATTGGTCATCAAAAAATATATTACGTAGAAAATACAGTTGCAATGAGGGCCATAAATATCTGATTCACAAGAGAGACTTTGATAAACATCAAATGACCCACAAAAGACAGAAAtctttttcttgttctgaatgtgggaaatgttttgcctcTTCGTCAAACCTTACTGTCCATTtgagaattcacacaggggagaaacctttttCTTGCTCAAAGTGTGGGAAAGGCTTTACTAGACCAAATGCACTTATTATCCATCACagaacccacacaggagagaaacctttttcctgttctgaatgtgggaaatgtttttcaaagAAATCTAGCCTTGTTCATCATCAAAggactcacacaggagagaaaccgttTTCTTGTTCTGAGTGTGacaaatgttttgccttttcaTCAGAACTTACTGTCCATCAGagaacccacacaggagagaaaccattttcctGTTCTGAATGTGGAAAATGGTTTAAATATCAGTCTCACCTTGCTCGTCATCAAATGATTCACACCGGAGAGAAGCCATTTTGTTGTTCtgagtgtgggaaatgtttttcctcTTCATCAGGACTTACTTCCCATCAACAAAGAACCCACATGAAGGTAAAACCTTTTTCCTGTTCTacatgtgggaaatgtttttcagatCGATCTCACCTTACTCGTCATCAAaggattcacacaggagagaaacctttttcttgttctgtatgtaagaaatgttttttagatCAATCTAGCCTTAGTCGTCATCAAttgattcacacaggagagaaagcattttcttgttctgagtgtgggaaatgttttgcctcTTCATCAGACCTTGCTGTTCATCGGagaacccacacaggagagaaactattttcttgttctgaatgtgggaaatgttatTTAATGCAATCCAGCCTTGTTCGTCATCAACGGACTCACaaaggagagaaaccattttcttgttctgagtgtgacaaatgttttgttattttatcaGAACTACTTATCCATCAAagaacccacacaggagagaaaccattttcctGTTCTGAATGTGCGAAATGTTATTCAAAGCAATCTAGCCTTACTCGTCATCAAAAGACACACACcggagagaaacctttttcttgttctgaGTGTGACAAATgttttgccacttcatcagacCTTACTTTCCATCAGAGAACCCAcacaggagaaaaaacattttcctgttctgaatgtgggaaatgctttACAAATCAGTCTCAACTTGCTCTGCATCAAAtgatccacacaggagagaagccAATCAGTTGTCCTAAGTTTGAGGAATGCTTTGTCTCTTCATCAGGACTTACTGCCCATCAACAACGAGCCCACAGGATGGTAAAACCTTTTTCCTGTTCtgagtgtgggaaatgtttttcacatCGATCTAACTTTGCTCGTCATCAAAtgactcacacaggagagaaacctttttcctgttctgagtgtgggaaatgtttttcaaatcCATCTCACCTTGCTCGTCATCAAatgattcacacaggagagaaacctttttcttgttctgaGTGTAGGAAATGTTTTTCAAATCCATCTAGCCTTGCCCGTCATCAAatgattcacacaggagagaaacctttttcttgttctgtATGCGGGAAATGTTTTTTAGATCAATCTGGCCTGAATCGTCATCAAAagattcacacaggagagaaacctttttcttgttctgtatgtaagaaatgttttttagatCAATCTACCGTTACTCGTCATCAAAAGATTCACACAAGAGAGAAACTTTTGTCTTGTTTTGAGTGtgagaaatgttttaaaaatccaTCTAGCCTTGCTCGTCATCAAATGATTCAcaaaggaaaaaaacctttttcttgttttgAGTGTAGGAAATGTTTTTCAAATCCATCAAGCCTGGCTCGTCATCAAATGATTCACACAGGAAAAAAACCTTTATCTTGTTTTGAGTgtaggaaatgttttttaaatccaTCGAGCCTTGCCCGTCATCAAATGACTCACACAGGAgaaaaacctttttcttgttctgtgtgtgggaaatgtttttcaaatcaaTCTCACCTTAATCGGCATCAAGTGATTCAcaacagaaaaaaaccttttttatgttctgaatgtgggaaatgttttgtcTCTTCATCACAACTTACTGCCCATTGTCAACAAACCCACATGGAGAAGAAACCTTTTTGTTAACGTTggaatgttttttaaaactgatcTTACCTTAAAGATAATTATAGAAcacacactggagagaaaccattttctcATACTGAATGTGGAAAGGCATTTCCTTTCAATaatagtattgtttcccccaatAGTATTGAGTGCAAGTTCAGTATTTTTCTATGATAAGTGACTCTTAAAACTATTTTGTGAAATTCATTTTCCACAACATGTGTTGGGTTGATTTATTGGTGCAGTTTAAAATCAGTTTACATTAAGGTAATGTGATGTTTGTTGCTGAGCAATAATGCTATTTCATTAAGACTGGGTGCCAACTTGTAGATGAGCCTGCAGTGGGATAGATCTTGTTTGGAGGCCATACAGTATCTAAACATTTAACTTGTTTCCCCAATATACGTCTAAACACCCCCTCCCATGCACACACTTGCTTATGAATATCCCAGTGCACACCTTTCCTATAGTTCTATTCATTCTGGTGGGAGTTGAGAGACTTATTTACATATTCCTATTTACATCACAACCAGTAGTGTCTTGGCTTGTGTTCCCTGTTTTCATCAGGGTTCCAGTTGGTGACTGAGCTGCGCTTGCTGGTTTCTGCGTAGGAGGCAAACGCCTGTACAGGAACTGATCTACAACCTTCTGATGCTGATGGACTGCTCTTATAAACATTATCCAGATACTTGTACCTAGGCAGAATATTAGTTGTTCTTTTCACAAGACTATTTAAATTAGTGTGGGAAACTATGCCCACTGCCATCATCTAGTCCAGGAAAAGTATTTCTATTTCTAAGTTCTTTTCAATAAGTCACAGGACCTACCAAAGTAGTACTATTTTATAAAACAGAAGGTTAATGAAACACAAGTCTGCTGCAATATTGACATGCCCTGGAAgatgaaaagaagaagaaaagaaaaggagatcCTGTACTAATCTAATCTTTACATAATTGTCTCAAGAGATCTGCTGGTTGTGCCCTTTTGTTTTAAACCAAATGTATCAGATTGTCTGGCACTAATTGGACAAGATAGAAGTAGAAATGCAGCAAGGTGAACTGCCTTCAATTTTCTGAGGCATGAAGGAGCTGTCCTGAGTGGCTTTGGATATTTCCCTAGGACTGAAAGATGACTTGGATCTCCACCCCAGCCATCTTGACTGGCACCTTTAATCACTTACAACAATGCTATGAACTTGCATAAGGCTCAGTATTCTCATGGAATGATGAATGAGCTTCAGAGGGTTTGATTCTTCAGGAGGATATTATCtagatagtgatgtgcgggccaaccctATACTCGCTGGAAGGGCAGGTATGGGCCGACCTCGCTGCACCATTTGTGGGCCatgggcaggttcaggttgagctcttctgcctgttaTCCTCACCCGCGACCTTAGGCTGCTGGTTTCtgacttccagttttatagccTCAAGCAAGCCCCACCCTGTACTTTTTGTGACGTAATTGGAGGGGGGAAGCCAGGTGTGGCTCAAGGTTTTCTCAACCTACACATCACTACTAGATGTAATTAAATTAGTTTAAAGGGAGATTATACACTGAAAAATACTTTGGCTAAATATTAGCATAGTAAATAGTACTTGTgttgaaaatagggatgcaccgaatccactattttggattcggccgaacctccgaatcctttgcgaaagattcaccaaataccgaatcctaatttgcatatgcaaattaggggtgggaaagggaaaacatgttttacttacttgttttgtgacaaaaaagtcattcgatttccctcctcgtcccttattggcatatgcaaattctgattcggttcggctgaaaatggccgaatcctgaaccgaatcctggattcagtgcatccctagttgaaaatGCTTGTTCAGAGCTCCCTATCGACCTATAAACAAACAAACCCCTCTCTTCTCTAAGCAGTAGcatttgagcagctcattatcaggggcttTTCACTGGACACTTAAATAGATTTTGTAATGATTTTTACAGTGTAGTCTTTATTGcttcaattaaaatgttattcttgaaccaataaatgtatttttagttgtaatactggtgtgtaagcagccatctcgggtcattgtgcctgatcctgtgctttcagatagagccagcactttacaatggaactgctttaagataagctgttgtttctcctacttgaCTATCTCCAGCTATTATCACATATACCACTAGGTGACACATGGAAGCATTTTCAGCAATACTAACAATTTCTGGATTCATTTTGATCTATTCAATGCGAAACCATCTCCAGGCTTCAGGTAACCTGCTGTTTGAAAGGGTAAGGGAGTCTGTGGTGTTATTAACCACTACCTCTCACTGTTAATGTACTGAAAAGGGTTATTTTGGGTTCTGGAGAATTATTGAAACTGACCACTGATAgaccagtagggatgtcgcggactgttcgccggcgaacttgttcgcgcgaacatcggctgttcgcgtccgccgcaagttcgcgaacgtcgcgcgacgttcgccaataggcgttcgcgtcaaaatcgttcgaccattcgaccattcgagcgctaaaatcgaaggattttcgttcgaatcgaacgatcgaagcattggatcgaatgaaatcattcgatccaatggcttcgatcgttcgactcgaacgaaaatcgttcgatcgaacgattacaatccttcgatcgttcgaatcgaacgattttcggatgatcgaagttcgcgaacagttcgcgaactgttcgcaaattttgccggtgttcgcgaacggcgttcgcgaacacatcggcggcggttcgctacatccctatagaccAGATAAGTGATTCACTCATACAGTGGCTTAGCACTGACTCCAACATGTTCACGTCACACTCCTACCTACATATTAAATATGGTACAATGAAGCATTATATGGTTTGTTACATCCTGTAATATCAAGAGCTTTCAGCACCATCGTTAAGGTGTTTTCTATTATTAAACAGTGACCCACTTATTTTccctacagtatataatatatttagtgTTAAAGTTCCCACTGCCTCTCATTGTATTTAATAGTTTTGTAGTAGAATTATCCTCTGCCTTTAACTGTATAATGCATTTAGGTTCTGAAGTCATTCTTCTTGGAAATTACTGTACCACTATTAAAAGTGCAAactgtatgagtatatatatagagagagagagagagagaaatacaagagtcctctgcactcaacccattatcaatatatttaagacagagacattttgtgctactgctactgaaaaatgccttaccctttaaacaaaacagggattgtttgtccatatattgcaatatatttaagctcccaagtttgggagttttactttgaaagcagcaagtaagttgcaggtaaaacttagtccctttgtaaaatgtataatgaagcaatagaattcttaatgaatcagatgaaaattgagcgtaggactggccagatatgggatgactttgaggtagttgttcagcttaaatatattgcaatatatggacaaacaatccctgtgttgtttaaagggtaagtcatttttcagtagcagtagcacaaaatgtctctgtcttaaatatattgataatgggttgagtgcagaggactcttgtatttgactatatgtattttgtggtcacaccctcattgcacccccacctaatggttttaaaaattagtggtgagcacaactttcccttgtgtgtatatatatacaaaaataatcgGTGGACTCAGAATACCTGATTACAGCCTAAGTGCTGGAACATGAAGTCATgcatacaaataaacaaaaagagtCCACACTCCTgggtcttgtgaagaaaaaagtgaatttaatcgattaaattcacttttttcttcacaagacctaGGAGTGCCgactctttttgtttatttatatatatatatatatataatatatatattcgaaatccaaaggtgcactccgttaactcAGTGAAgtcctgggtgccagccaaagtgggtaaatatttgcgaaaaagagcgacactcacaggttgttttcaatgcagataagttgtgctttattccactcaacgtttcgatcccagagtgggtctggctgtttgtttgtaagatccctgtgagggaataaagcacaacttatctgcattgaaaacaacctgtgagtgtcgctctttttcgcaaatatatatatagatagatatatatatatatatatatatatatatatatatatatatatatatatatatatatatatatatatatataaatataataaatatatactcactgaaacttgtgtattatctATATAATGTATTGTGAGAGCCTAGTGAGTCgtgaccaaggaggaagctggttTGCAGAATGAAATTGTGTACTGGGTAttggactaaagctggccatagatgcaaagatccgatcgtacgaatcatcgtacgatcggactttcccatctcccgacccgccactaaccattcagatcaaagtcttaccagtcagattagttaaagaacagatcagtaatgttctgcccctgacagtaatcgtacgatatctatgtccaaccaaagctgctgacagtctcccactgaaaatcgtacgatcggcaatacacgcagagatattatcggcagccgacagaaattttctaa from the Xenopus laevis strain J_2021 chromosome 9_10L, Xenopus_laevis_v10.1, whole genome shotgun sequence genome contains:
- the LOC108703741 gene encoding oocyte zinc finger protein XlCOF7.1-like; its protein translation is MEATLCCNNVGNIINPEISPGEQPPPANGIKEEATSSEGGNQSDCSINPLTEQIQRIDAPTPIMGCSLNKSVADYIKEEVTSSEEGNQSNCSIYPLTEQIQGTDTPFMGYSLNNIGADNDILNGINEQSAEQIQGTDTTTPIIGCSLFKMKANKHDGNPYWSSKNILRRKYSCNEGHKYLIHKRDFDKHQMTHKRQKSFSCSECGKCFASSSNLTVHLRIHTGEKPFSCSKCGKGFTRPNALIIHHRTHTGEKPFSCSECGKCFSKKSSLVHHQRTHTGEKPFSCSECDKCFAFSSELTVHQRTHTGEKPFSCSECGKWFKYQSHLARHQMIHTGEKPFCCSECGKCFSSSSGLTSHQQRTHMKVKPFSCSTCGKCFSDRSHLTRHQRIHTGEKPFSCSVCKKCFLDQSSLSRHQLIHTGEKAFSCSECGKCFASSSDLAVHRRTHTGEKLFSCSECGKCYLMQSSLVRHQRTHKGEKPFSCSECDKCFVILSELLIHQRTHTGEKPFSCSECAKCYSKQSSLTRHQKTHTGEKPFSCSECDKCFATSSDLTFHQRTHTGEKTFSCSECGKCFTNQSQLALHQMIHTGEKPISCPKFEECFVSSSGLTAHQQRAHRMVKPFSCSECGKCFSHRSNFARHQMTHTGEKPFSCSECGKCFSNPSHLARHQMIHTGEKPFSCSECRKCFSNPSSLARHQMIHTGEKPFSCSVCGKCFLDQSGLNRHQKIHTGEKPFSCSVCKKCFLDQSTVTRHQKIHTREKLLSCFECEKCFKNPSSLARHQMIHKGKKPFSCFECRKCFSNPSSLARHQMIHTGKKPLSCFECRKCFLNPSSLARHQMTHTGEKPFSCSVCGKCFSNQSHLNRHQVIHNRKKPFLCSECGKCFVSSSQLTAHCQQTHMEKKPFC